One window of Populus nigra chromosome 5, ddPopNigr1.1, whole genome shotgun sequence genomic DNA carries:
- the LOC133694179 gene encoding putative clathrin assembly protein At4g40080 produces MGHRKKLRTVIDILKCLTSNIKATLSTKSNTKIRIAVLRATTARNSSSPPSDNRIAAVISFGRGSRLTACAFIEALMDRLHGTKNPSVALKCLFTIHSIIKKGPFILKDQLSFYPSFGGRNFLNMSKFRQDSDPERWELASWVRWYATVIEQNFIVSRILGHYLNSSCSSNNSKDKEDRASALLNKDLLGELDVLVDFVEVICEAPDSLHLQRNNLVYAVIRYAGEDYRIVQREILIRVVELKDRMASLSCNELTQLLGSLKRFEDCKERLRLLFVNRARNDALWELICEAKLKIMEMGKLKSLVKMERTDGSGELTRFRERFGELRQRVRLNSGGGWLGMDRVPALTMSTML; encoded by the coding sequence ATGGGCCACCGCAAGAAACTAAGGACTGTGATCGACATCCTCAAATGCCTCACCTCCAATATCAAAGCCACCCTATCAACAAAAAGCAACACCAAAATACGCATAGCTGTCCTCCGTGCCACCACTGCACGCAACTCTTCTTCCCCACCATCAGATAACCGCATCGCTGCGGTCATCTCCTTCGGCCGTGGGTCACGCCTCACCGCATGTGCATTCATTGAAGCTCTCATGGACCGTCTACATGGCACAAAAAACCCTTCCGTTGCCCTAAAATGTCTCTTCACTATCCATAGTATCATAAAAAAGGGCCCCTTTATTCTTAAAGACCAGCTTTCTTTTTATCCGTCTTTTGGTGGCAGAAACTTCCTCAACATGTCAAAGTTTCGGCAAGATTCGGACCCTGAAAGGTGGGAATTGGCATCTTGGGTTAGATGGTATGCAACTGTTATAGAgcaaaattttattgtttcaagaATTTTGGGTCATTACTTAAATTCTTCTTGTTCTAGTAATAATAGCAAGGATAAAGAAGACAGGGCTTCTGCCTTATTGAATAAAGATTTGTTAGGAGAGTTAGATGTTCTAGTTGATTTTGTTGAAGTAATATGTGAGGCTCCTGATTCTCTGCATCTTCAAAGGAATAACTTGGTTTATGCAGTGATTAGATATGCTGGTGAGGATTATAGAATAGTCCAACGTGAGATTTTAATCCGAGTTGTAGAACTCAAGGATAGAATGGCAAGTTTGAGTTGCAATGAGTTGACTCAGTTACTTGGTTCTTTGAAGAGGTTTGAGGATTGCAAAGAGAGGCTGCGTCTGTTGTTTGTTAACAGGGCAAGAAATGATGCTCTATGGGAGTTGATATGTGAGGCAAAACTTAAGATCATGGAAATgggtaaattaaaaagtttggtGAAAATGGAAAGGACAGACGGTTCCGGCGAGTTAACTCGGTTCAGAGAACGATTTGGCGAATTGAGACAGCGGGTCCGGTTGAATTCTGGTGGTGGATGGTTGGGTATGGACAGGGTTCCAGCTTTGACCATGTCGACAATGTTATGA
- the LOC133695112 gene encoding protein DETOXIFICATION 27-like, translating to MGVGEEENPLLLSGLEANTQRHQQVHLSSGVSSSTIKEIWLESKKLWQIAGPSIFSRLAMFSMTVITQSFAGHLGDLNLASISIATTLIISISFGFLLGMAGALETLCGRAYGAKQYHMLGIYMQRSWIVLFLCSILLLPLFLFATPILKLIGQPADIAEQTGLVAIWLIPFHFSFPFQFTLQRFLQSQLKTGVIALVSGGALLIHVILSWVFVYKLRVGIVGTALTLDFSWWVSVFGMFIYCVCGGCQLSWTGFSTQAFTGLWEFFKLSLASGIMLLLENIYYRVLITVSGFVHNTKVAVDSLSICVTILSWESMIPLGFFAATGVRVANELGAGNAKGAKFATIVSLLTSLVVGLLFWSIVIAFPEKLAMIFTSSSFVILMVNELAVLLAFTILLNCIQPVLSGVAIGSGWQALVAYINIGSYYIVGVPLGFLLGWLLHFGIKGLWAGMICGTVVQTLVLSVVTMKCEWEKEAEKAQIHITKEAVST from the exons ATGGGAGTAGGAGAAGAAGAGAACCCTCTTCTGCTTTCAGGGCTAGAAGCAAATACACAACGACATCAACAAGTACACCTATCGAGTGGTGTATCCAGCAGCACGATTAAGGAAATATGGCTGGAATCAAAGAAGTTATGGCAAATTGCAGGTCCTTCAATCTTCAGCCGCCTAGCCATGTTCTCCAtgactgtcataacccaatcaTTCGCTGGCCACCTCGGTGATCTCAATCTTGCCTCCATCTCTATTGCCACCACTCTTATCATCTCTATCAGTTTTGGTTTCCTG TTAGGCATGGCAGGTGCATTGGAAACATTATGTGGTCGAGCTTATGGGGCTAAACAGTACCACATGTTGGGCATATACATGCAACGTTCTtggattgttttgtttttatgctcAATTTTGTTACTACCCTTGTTTTTGTTTGCAACTCCAATATTGAAGTTGATAGGACAGCCTGCAGACATAGCAGAACAGACAGGTTTAGTGGCGATATGGTTAATTCCATTTCACTTTAGTTTCCCATTTCAGTTCACGTTACAAAGGTTCTTGCAGAGCCAGTTAAAGACTGGAGTGATTGCTCTGGTGTCTGGAGGGGCTCTTTTGATACATGTGATTTTGAGTTGGGTTTTTGTTTACAAGTTGAGAGTTGGGATTGTTGGGACTGCACTGACTCTTGATTTCTCTTGGTGGGTGTCTGTTTTTGGGATGTTTATCTACTGTGTTTGTGGTGGGTGTCAACTTTCCTGGACTGGGTTCTCTACACAAGCTTTTACGGGGCTTTGGGAGTTTTTCAAACTCTCTTTGGCTTCTGGGATCATGCTATT GTTGGAGAACAtctattatagagtgttgattacGGTATCTGGATTTGTGCACAACACTAAAGTTGCAGTTGATTCCCTTTCCATCTG TGTAACGATACTCAGCTGGGAATCCATGATTCCACTTGGATTTTTTGCTGCAACGGG GGTTCGCGTGGCAAATGAACTCGGTGCAGGCAATGCAAAAGGTGCCAAATTTGCTACCATCGTGTCATTATTGACCTCTCTAGTGGTTGGACTATTATTTTGGTCAATTGTCATAGCCTTCCCTGAGAAGCTTGCGATGATTTTCACCTCTAGctcctttgttattttaatgGTTAATGAGTTAGCAGTCTTGCTGGCATTCACCATTCTGCTCAATTGCATACAGCCAGTTCTTTCAG GTGTGGCAATTGGATCTGGTTGGCAAGCATTAGTAGCTTATATAAACATAGGTAGCTACTACATAGTCGGGGTGCCTCTTGGGTTCTTGTTGGGTTGGTTGCTCCACTTTGGTATTAAA GGTCTCTGGGCTGGAATGATTTGCGGAACTGTGGTTCAAACGTTGGTACTCTCTGTCGTCACCATGAAATGTGAATGGGAGAAGGAG GCAGAGAAAGCTCAAATCCACATAACTAAAGAAGCAGTCTCAACctaa